One window from the genome of Spiractinospora alimapuensis encodes:
- a CDS encoding ABC transporter ATP-binding protein: MTDAVTQPEREETRTALAADGVVKEFRGRGNRPTSRAVDGVNLDVAPGEIVALVGESGCGKTTLARTLLGLEKPTGGRVTFQGEELGYRGRDLRAFRKRVQLVLQDPTGSLNPRHTVYEAVAEGLRIHHGLQADEIDQVRGALSRAGLRPPERFFTRYPHELSGGQRQRVVIAGALVLDPEVIVADEPVASLDASVRGEILALLLRLRDELGLSALVVTHDLGLAWNIADRVAVMYLGRIVEIGTVEEVLRAPRHPYTQSLVSVLPESGATTPVVLTGEPPDAARIPPGCRFHPRCPALSGGEAQRAGVDDRCREEDPAILGGGQITDVACHLAHAAPTP, encoded by the coding sequence ATGACTGACGCCGTGACTCAGCCCGAGCGGGAGGAGACCCGTACGGCGCTCGCCGCGGACGGTGTGGTGAAGGAGTTCCGTGGCCGGGGCAACCGTCCCACCTCCCGTGCCGTGGACGGCGTGAACCTGGATGTGGCGCCCGGGGAGATCGTCGCGCTGGTCGGCGAGTCGGGGTGCGGGAAGACTACGCTCGCCCGCACACTCCTCGGGTTGGAGAAGCCCACCGGCGGTCGGGTCACCTTCCAGGGCGAGGAACTGGGCTACCGAGGTCGGGACCTGCGGGCGTTCCGGAAGCGCGTCCAACTGGTGCTGCAGGACCCCACGGGCTCCCTGAACCCGCGGCACACCGTGTACGAGGCCGTCGCCGAGGGACTCCGGATCCACCACGGCCTCCAGGCCGACGAGATCGACCAAGTGCGTGGGGCCCTGTCCCGAGCGGGCCTGCGCCCACCGGAACGGTTCTTCACCCGCTACCCCCACGAACTCTCCGGGGGACAGCGCCAACGCGTGGTCATCGCCGGAGCCCTGGTGCTGGACCCGGAGGTGATCGTGGCGGACGAACCCGTCGCCTCCCTCGACGCTTCGGTGCGCGGCGAGATCCTGGCCCTGCTGCTTCGACTCCGCGACGAACTGGGCCTGTCCGCCCTGGTCGTGACCCACGATCTGGGTCTGGCGTGGAACATCGCCGACCGGGTCGCGGTCATGTACCTGGGCCGCATCGTGGAGATCGGCACGGTGGAGGAGGTCCTGCGCGCGCCTCGGCACCCCTACACCCAGTCCCTGGTGTCCGTCCTCCCCGAGAGCGGGGCCACCACACCGGTGGTCCTCACGGGCGAACCCCCCGACGCCGCCCGAATCCCACCCGGGTGCCGGTTCCACCCCCGTTGCCCCGCCCTGTCCGGGGGAGAGGCACAGCGGGCGGGGGTCGACGACCGGTGCCGTGAGGAAGACCCGGCGATCCTCGGCGGAGGTCAGATCACCGACGTCGCGTGCCACCTGGCCCACGCCGCCCCCACCCCCTAA
- a CDS encoding ABC transporter permease, whose product MTGASTTSSGAASVPVDDRDGRPGWGGVVRYVLRRIAGAIVSLFALTSLSFFLFRILPGDPVRAMAAETPIGAEQQEALRQQFGLDKPLWQQFVDYCVNLAQGDLGVSYQRNRPVTEIIADHLGATLLLAGTGTVIAAMLGLWLGSRAAWRYGSRFDRLQTGTAIAFWSVPTFWLGLILLSLLAAGIGPLPSLFPTGGMSSGGGGGPLATALDTAHHMVLPVATMVAVIYAQYLMIMRSSMLDERSSDYLVSARAKGLRDALVLRRHAIPNALLPTVTLIFLNLGQVVAGSILVETVFSWPGLGRAFYTALHVPDLPLVQGLFLFLSAAVIFMNLIADLIYPFLDPRVRS is encoded by the coding sequence GTGACCGGAGCCTCGACCACCTCGAGCGGAGCAGCGTCCGTCCCGGTCGATGACCGGGACGGACGTCCCGGGTGGGGCGGAGTCGTCCGCTACGTCCTGCGCAGGATCGCTGGCGCGATCGTGTCCCTGTTCGCGTTGACCTCGCTGTCCTTCTTCCTTTTCCGCATCCTCCCCGGCGACCCGGTTCGGGCGATGGCCGCGGAGACCCCGATCGGCGCGGAACAACAGGAGGCGCTGCGCCAGCAGTTCGGGTTGGACAAGCCGCTGTGGCAGCAGTTCGTCGACTACTGCGTGAACCTCGCCCAGGGCGACCTGGGGGTGAGCTACCAGCGCAACCGCCCGGTCACCGAGATCATCGCCGACCACCTCGGGGCGACGCTCCTCCTCGCCGGCACCGGTACCGTCATCGCGGCGATGCTGGGCCTGTGGCTGGGCAGCCGCGCCGCGTGGCGGTACGGCTCCCGGTTCGACCGGTTGCAGACGGGGACCGCGATCGCCTTCTGGTCGGTCCCCACCTTCTGGCTCGGCCTGATCCTGTTGAGCCTGCTGGCGGCGGGCATCGGACCGCTGCCCAGCCTGTTCCCCACCGGAGGGATGAGCAGTGGTGGTGGGGGCGGTCCACTCGCCACGGCCCTGGACACCGCACACCACATGGTGCTGCCCGTGGCGACCATGGTCGCCGTCATCTACGCCCAGTACCTGATGATCATGCGGTCGTCCATGCTCGACGAACGCAGCTCGGACTACCTCGTGAGTGCCCGGGCCAAGGGGCTTCGGGACGCGCTGGTGCTCCGCCGGCACGCCATCCCCAACGCCCTGCTGCCCACGGTCACCCTCATCTTCCTCAACCTGGGGCAGGTGGTCGCCGGGTCGATCCTCGTGGAGACGGTGTTCTCCTGGCCGGGACTGGGCCGCGCCTTCTACACGGCGTTGCACGTTCCGGACCTCCCGCTCGTGCAAGGACTGTTCCTGTTCCTCTCCGCGGCCGTGATCTTCATGAACCTGATCGCTGACCTGATCTACCCGTTCCTCGACCCGCGAGTGCGGTCATGA
- a CDS encoding spore-associated protein: MVTAGLVLSANTAAYGDEAQAVQVCNSESSGETNYEWLESLTIPDGLGTVHLLWDDTTGTNCAMTFGSVSGRTYMDVGLQHTGGDNAVWDHGDFTQYAGPVYLEANFVCVDYTGAVGDRSAIDENRRCGGNPGLE; encoded by the coding sequence GTGGTCACTGCCGGCCTGGTCCTGAGCGCGAACACCGCCGCCTACGGTGACGAAGCACAGGCGGTGCAGGTGTGCAACAGCGAGAGCTCCGGGGAAACCAACTATGAATGGTTGGAGTCGCTGACGATCCCCGACGGCCTTGGCACCGTCCATCTCCTGTGGGACGACACGACCGGCACCAACTGCGCGATGACGTTTGGTTCAGTGTCTGGCCGGACCTACATGGACGTTGGTCTCCAGCACACCGGTGGCGACAACGCTGTGTGGGATCACGGAGACTTCACGCAGTATGCCGGGCCGGTGTACCTCGAGGCGAACTTCGTCTGTGTCGACTACACCGGCGCGGTTGGTGATCGTTCGGCGATCGACGAAAATCGCCGCTGTGGTGGTAACCCCGGGTTGGAATAA
- a CDS encoding ABC transporter ATP-binding protein, with product MSFLDVRDLHVTYPGAGGGVPAVRGVSLSVDRGEKLGLAGESGCGKSTVALSLLRLLPAGVDISGEIRLGGEDVLAMRWGQLRAVRWVQASVVFQGAMHSLNPVQRVGDQIVEPILLHEQATRGQAEKRARELLSDVGLPASRARAYPHELSGGQRQRVMIAMALACRPDLIIADEPTTALDVMIQAQILRLIEQLVAEQGIAMVMISHDLSVLAATCDRLAVMYAGRIVEEGPADAVFRGGRHPYSSALSGAFPLIGDASSRLSPRGLPGDPPDPADLPTGCTFHPRCPVALDHCRELDPRLWTAGEEWEAACVRVLADQGESLVPDGSRAAPPNSDPHDRGRSSAPGEAVRGEKEASDD from the coding sequence ATGAGCTTCCTGGACGTTCGCGACCTGCACGTCACCTACCCCGGGGCCGGGGGTGGGGTGCCGGCCGTGCGCGGTGTGTCCCTCTCGGTCGACCGTGGCGAGAAGCTCGGCCTGGCCGGCGAGTCCGGCTGTGGGAAGAGCACCGTGGCACTGTCGCTGCTGCGCCTATTGCCGGCCGGGGTCGACATCAGCGGGGAGATCCGTCTGGGCGGCGAGGACGTGCTCGCCATGCGATGGGGGCAACTGCGCGCGGTGCGGTGGGTCCAGGCGTCGGTGGTGTTCCAGGGCGCGATGCACTCACTCAACCCGGTGCAACGCGTCGGGGACCAGATCGTCGAACCCATCCTGCTGCACGAACAGGCGACCCGCGGTCAGGCGGAGAAACGGGCCCGGGAGCTGCTGAGTGACGTGGGTCTGCCGGCGTCGCGAGCCCGGGCCTACCCGCACGAGCTCTCGGGCGGGCAACGGCAGCGCGTCATGATCGCGATGGCCTTGGCCTGCCGACCCGACCTGATCATCGCGGACGAGCCGACCACCGCCCTCGACGTCATGATCCAGGCGCAGATCCTGCGGTTGATCGAACAGTTGGTGGCCGAACAAGGAATCGCCATGGTGATGATCAGCCACGACCTGTCCGTTCTGGCCGCGACCTGCGACAGGCTCGCCGTCATGTACGCCGGGCGCATCGTGGAGGAGGGACCGGCGGACGCCGTCTTCCGTGGCGGCAGGCACCCCTACTCCTCAGCGCTCAGCGGGGCGTTCCCGCTCATCGGCGACGCCTCGTCGCGGCTCAGCCCGCGCGGGCTGCCGGGTGACCCACCCGACCCCGCGGACCTGCCCACCGGGTGCACCTTCCACCCCCGCTGCCCCGTCGCACTGGACCACTGCCGTGAACTGGACCCCCGACTGTGGACCGCTGGAGAGGAGTGGGAGGCGGCGTGCGTTCGGGTCCTCGCCGACCAGGGGGAGAGCCTCGTCCCGGACGGGAGTCGCGCCGCGCCTCCGAACTCCGACCCGCACGACAGGGGAAGATCGTCGGCTCCGGGTGAGGCAGTGCGGGGAGAGAAGGAGGCCAGCGATGACTGA
- a CDS encoding flavodoxin family protein: MARLLIVHHTTSPATQEMLAEVRSGAGNDEIENVEVVSRAALAATAVDVFGADAVVLGTPANIGYMSGALKHFFDTVYYPCGDETAGLPYALYVHGNNDTTGAVRAVESIATGMGWSRLRPPVEVVGPLSAGDRESLWELGAVTALAAGGMV; encoded by the coding sequence ATGGCGCGTCTGTTGATCGTGCATCACACGACCTCGCCCGCGACCCAGGAGATGTTGGCGGAGGTGCGCTCCGGGGCGGGCAACGACGAGATCGAGAACGTGGAGGTGGTGTCCCGGGCGGCGCTCGCGGCCACGGCCGTTGACGTGTTCGGCGCCGATGCCGTGGTCCTGGGCACCCCCGCCAACATCGGGTACATGTCCGGCGCCCTCAAGCACTTCTTCGACACTGTGTACTACCCCTGTGGCGACGAGACCGCAGGCCTGCCCTACGCGCTGTACGTCCACGGCAACAACGACACCACGGGGGCGGTGCGTGCGGTCGAGTCGATCGCCACGGGAATGGGGTGGAGCCGCCTTCGCCCCCCGGTGGAAGTGGTGGGACCCCTCAGCGCCGGCGACCGGGAGAGCCTCTGGGAGCTCGGTGCGGTCACCGCCCTCGCCGCCGGCGGGATGGTGTAA
- a CDS encoding ABC transporter substrate-binding protein, producing the protein MMVRRRVSPAGGAPFRGLAAAGAALLLAGLPAAPAVADEESTSEHTLTMAVSQEVDTLNPFTAIRLISTSAMRLQYNYLTMYDPESDEVIPGLAEEWAPGEDEDGEVDPSVWTYQLRDDVTFSDGEAFDADDVVWTFNTMKEEEDGANTALANYVKNLEEATALGDHEVQLTFDEPVALGEHMRVPILPEHVWSEIDDLAEFTPAEEDDFPVVGTGPFVLTEYVPGQRLVYEANDDYYDGRPAFDRVVMEYYDEQDAQVEALRSGDVDFIQSLTAAQTEELSGEGEGNIVVNEGLGRRFLGFTINPGAEARNGDEIGDGHPALQDKTVRQAIMHAIDKEDLVDRVYGGYAEPAEGNIPARFENFYYVPEGDDRIDFDPEEAERMLDDAGYEMGDDGVRESPDGDPLEFRMIVHLDDPDRVRTGESMVEWLGDIGIAVDQQNVDSGEVGEYLDAGEYDLIFTGWSVNPDPDSILELHTCDARPAEPGDGMSSDSWFCDEEYDELYAAQGVEVDADERAAIIQEMQAILYDEAVMNTLVYPRQVEAYRSDVIEEGSMTPHPDPGGIFYGQDDMWSWWTAEPAETDAGSGLSTTALVAIGGAVVVVVAGVGFVLWRRSATAGDRE; encoded by the coding sequence ATGATGGTTCGACGACGCGTATCCCCCGCGGGGGGCGCCCCGTTTCGGGGGCTCGCCGCCGCAGGCGCCGCCCTTCTCCTCGCTGGACTCCCCGCCGCGCCCGCGGTCGCCGACGAGGAATCCACTAGCGAGCACACCCTGACCATGGCGGTCAGTCAGGAGGTGGACACCCTCAACCCGTTCACCGCGATCCGGCTCATCAGTACCTCCGCGATGCGGTTGCAGTACAACTACCTGACGATGTACGACCCGGAATCCGACGAAGTGATTCCGGGCCTCGCCGAGGAATGGGCGCCGGGAGAAGACGAGGACGGCGAAGTCGACCCCTCGGTCTGGACCTACCAGCTCCGCGACGACGTGACTTTCAGTGACGGTGAGGCCTTCGACGCCGATGACGTGGTGTGGACTTTCAACACCATGAAGGAGGAAGAGGACGGCGCCAATACCGCGCTCGCCAACTATGTCAAGAATCTGGAGGAAGCCACCGCGCTGGGCGACCACGAGGTCCAGTTGACGTTCGACGAGCCGGTGGCGCTCGGTGAGCACATGCGTGTCCCCATCCTCCCGGAGCACGTGTGGTCGGAGATCGACGACCTCGCCGAGTTCACGCCGGCCGAGGAGGACGACTTCCCCGTGGTGGGCACCGGTCCCTTCGTGTTGACCGAGTACGTGCCCGGGCAACGACTCGTCTACGAGGCGAACGACGACTACTACGACGGCCGGCCCGCCTTCGACCGCGTCGTCATGGAGTACTACGACGAGCAGGACGCGCAGGTGGAGGCGTTGCGCAGCGGCGACGTCGACTTCATCCAGAGCCTGACCGCGGCACAGACCGAGGAGCTCTCCGGCGAGGGCGAGGGCAACATCGTGGTGAACGAGGGGCTGGGACGACGGTTCCTCGGGTTCACGATCAACCCTGGCGCCGAGGCCCGTAACGGCGACGAGATCGGGGACGGCCACCCCGCGCTCCAGGACAAGACCGTCCGCCAGGCCATCATGCACGCGATCGACAAGGAGGACCTCGTCGATCGGGTCTACGGCGGATACGCCGAACCCGCCGAGGGCAACATCCCCGCGCGGTTCGAGAACTTCTACTACGTTCCCGAGGGTGACGACCGCATCGACTTCGACCCGGAGGAGGCGGAGCGGATGCTGGACGACGCCGGGTACGAGATGGGCGATGACGGGGTCCGGGAGTCGCCCGACGGTGACCCGCTGGAGTTCCGCATGATCGTGCACCTTGACGATCCGGACCGGGTGCGCACCGGTGAGTCGATGGTGGAGTGGCTGGGCGACATCGGCATCGCGGTCGACCAGCAGAACGTCGACTCCGGCGAGGTCGGGGAGTACCTCGACGCCGGTGAGTACGACCTGATCTTCACCGGATGGTCCGTGAACCCCGACCCGGACAGCATCCTCGAACTGCACACCTGTGACGCCCGCCCCGCGGAGCCGGGTGACGGGATGTCCTCCGACTCCTGGTTCTGCGACGAGGAGTACGACGAGCTGTACGCCGCGCAGGGGGTGGAGGTCGACGCGGACGAACGCGCCGCGATCATCCAGGAGATGCAGGCCATCCTCTACGACGAGGCGGTCATGAACACGCTCGTCTACCCGCGCCAGGTCGAGGCCTACCGTAGTGACGTCATCGAGGAGGGGTCGATGACCCCGCACCCCGACCCCGGCGGCATCTTCTACGGCCAGGACGACATGTGGTCCTGGTGGACGGCGGAGCCGGCGGAGACGGACGCCGGCTCGGGGCTGTCCACGACCGCTCTGGTCGCCATCGGCGGGGCCGTCGTGGTGGTCGTGGCCGGTGTCGGATTCGTGCTGTGGCGTCGTTCGGCGACGGCTGGGGACCGCGAGTGA
- a CDS encoding ABC transporter permease, protein MSAEEVASAPLSPRALAWRRRREALAAFWRNYRTNRAGMIGMFLLVVIVLTALTTPLFVPETALRVTDAAGVPRQPPSWDYPLGTDADGRSLWHLLLWGARISLLVGLLATLISVGLGSVMGILAGHFRGWTETILMRITDWFIVLPMLVIAIALAAVLSRDTTTIIIAIGMAAWPPTARVVRAQTLAVEARPYIERAKALGGGHYHIMTRHVLPNVMPIVLAQTTLMVASAIIAEATLAFLGLGDPNVVSWGRILEEARRAGAVSSGLWWYIVPPGLAIAVVAVCFTLCGRALEGVLNPRLRRSR, encoded by the coding sequence ATGAGCGCGGAGGAGGTGGCGTCCGCTCCGCTCTCCCCCCGTGCCCTGGCGTGGCGGCGTCGCCGGGAGGCCCTGGCCGCCTTCTGGCGGAACTACCGGACGAACCGGGCCGGGATGATCGGGATGTTCCTGCTCGTCGTGATCGTGTTGACCGCGCTGACGACGCCGCTGTTCGTCCCGGAGACAGCCCTACGCGTCACGGACGCCGCCGGGGTACCGCGCCAACCGCCCAGTTGGGACTACCCACTGGGCACCGACGCCGACGGCCGGTCCCTGTGGCACCTACTGTTGTGGGGGGCCCGGATCTCGCTGCTCGTCGGGCTCCTCGCCACGCTCATCTCGGTGGGCCTGGGGTCGGTGATGGGGATCCTCGCGGGGCACTTCCGGGGGTGGACCGAGACCATCCTCATGCGCATCACCGACTGGTTCATCGTGCTTCCCATGTTGGTGATCGCCATCGCGCTGGCGGCCGTGCTCAGTCGGGACACCACGACCATCATCATCGCGATCGGGATGGCGGCCTGGCCCCCCACGGCCCGGGTCGTGCGCGCGCAGACCCTCGCCGTGGAGGCGCGTCCCTACATCGAACGCGCCAAGGCCCTCGGTGGCGGCCACTACCACATCATGACCCGGCATGTTCTGCCCAACGTCATGCCGATCGTGCTGGCACAGACCACGCTGATGGTCGCCTCGGCGATCATCGCCGAGGCGACGCTCGCCTTCCTCGGGCTCGGTGACCCCAACGTGGTGTCCTGGGGACGGATCCTGGAGGAGGCGCGCCGGGCCGGGGCGGTCAGCTCCGGACTGTGGTGGTACATCGTGCCGCCCGGGCTCGCGATCGCGGTGGTCGCGGTGTGCTTCACCCTGTGCGGCCGCGCGCTGGAGGGTGTGCTGAATCCCCGACTGAGGAGGTCGCGATGA
- a CDS encoding M55 family metallopeptidase: MKILISADMEGATGVTWSADCEPGNPRWERCRPMFTSDVNAAIAGLFEGGATDVVVNEAHATMRNLLLERLDERASMITGRHKDLTMVEGLQSGDWDGVVFLGYHCGAGEEGVLAHTYLPNSITGVWLNGQPASEGRLNASVAAEFGTPVILVTGDDLACADADRYAPHARRAAVKDHVSRYTARCRPPAQTARDIHAEAVAAAQLAQRHEPVAAGPLTVVVEVDAAHLAGAATMVPGVERVDARTVRYTSDTAYDMIRGFKAVTTLISGAVEQTYG; this comes from the coding sequence GTGAAGATCCTCATCTCCGCCGACATGGAGGGCGCCACCGGCGTCACCTGGTCGGCCGACTGCGAGCCTGGCAACCCCCGCTGGGAACGATGCCGGCCCATGTTCACCAGCGACGTCAACGCGGCCATCGCCGGCCTGTTCGAGGGCGGCGCGACGGACGTCGTGGTGAACGAGGCGCACGCGACGATGCGGAACCTCCTGTTGGAGCGGTTGGACGAACGCGCCAGCATGATCACGGGTCGGCACAAGGATCTGACCATGGTGGAGGGGCTCCAGAGCGGCGACTGGGACGGGGTGGTGTTCCTCGGCTACCACTGCGGCGCCGGTGAGGAGGGGGTCCTCGCCCACACCTACTTGCCGAACTCGATCACCGGAGTGTGGCTGAACGGTCAGCCCGCGAGCGAGGGGCGGCTCAACGCGTCGGTCGCCGCGGAATTCGGAACCCCCGTCATCCTCGTCACCGGTGACGACTTGGCCTGCGCCGACGCGGACCGCTACGCGCCCCACGCCCGGCGCGCCGCCGTCAAGGACCACGTTTCCCGCTACACCGCACGGTGCCGACCACCGGCCCAGACCGCCCGCGACATCCACGCCGAGGCCGTGGCCGCCGCCCAGCTCGCCCAGCGGCACGAACCGGTCGCCGCGGGCCCTCTCACTGTGGTCGTCGAGGTCGACGCGGCACATCTCGCGGGCGCGGCGACCATGGTCCCCGGAGTCGAACGCGTCGACGCGCGCACCGTCCGATACACCTCCGACACGGCCTACGACATGATTCGCGGATTCAAAGCGGTGACAACCCTGATCTCGGGAGCGGTGGAACAGACCTATGGCTGA
- a CDS encoding fibronectin type III domain-containing protein — translation MGRALRSSAAGITVGVLGLAVVSTALGIGATGSADEMSDGSAWLWNASGEATRVNAHNARVDLAAALPESEGGQVEVTQNDQYLLLRDQSSGKVTSVDLTDMGYSGVLEMGAGTDFHVALGQETAVVIDRTRGEVKAVDPATLQSTGPTITLPAPLTGGAFDREETLWLGVPAQGALAGITVTDDEATLGETPTVADPDSDLDVTVLDGGALAYDRGGNRLVLTGADRDPEPLGSPVALDGAEAPDRTTGAIAAVTVPSNGDIVTVDVTAEEPEVDSFSVDHPGVGTAVPFEGRIYAPFEQEGTVRVYQPNGRELAPISLPDAEGPLELEAREDHLFINAPESSVAAVVNGDGQTNIIDKSAPPPGEEEAGGSRASESEESDGTDGAVGTGYDGGDTVVPSSPGTSTGSPEPGDGGGSGSDEDPGNGSEGGDGGESPSPSPSPEANDDEGSPPSAPAPVSHTTGDSSVELSWSAAHSPDAPVDEYTITWDEGSTTVPGDEVSTEIDDLENGVGYVFRVQGSNRYGTGPAAQSSQAIPESDAPGAASGVSAEESGVGRATVSWDESDNASDYLVTTVSDGGSNVADRTSGGTSVDVNGLEPGETYRFTVTPRSAGGAAGESAISDPLTMSEAEVGAPDSVDFSVEGGSVTVTWSEVEHATQYTVTPHGDGAAALDEVTVNGGDTSHTYQRGAGRCYAFTVTAVGAGGPAETNTKSSTSCVRDFN, via the coding sequence ATGGGACGCGCGCTCCGGTCCAGTGCCGCCGGAATCACGGTGGGCGTCCTCGGCTTGGCCGTGGTCAGCACCGCGCTCGGAATTGGCGCGACCGGCAGTGCCGACGAGATGTCCGACGGCTCCGCGTGGCTGTGGAACGCCTCCGGTGAGGCCACACGCGTCAACGCGCACAACGCTCGTGTTGACCTGGCCGCCGCGCTGCCGGAGAGCGAGGGCGGACAGGTCGAGGTCACCCAGAACGACCAGTACCTCCTGCTCCGCGACCAATCCAGCGGCAAGGTAACCTCCGTGGACCTCACCGACATGGGCTACTCCGGCGTGCTGGAGATGGGCGCGGGCACCGACTTCCACGTGGCGCTCGGCCAGGAGACCGCCGTCGTCATCGACCGCACCCGTGGCGAGGTCAAGGCGGTCGACCCCGCCACACTGCAGTCGACCGGCCCCACCATCACCCTTCCCGCGCCGCTCACGGGCGGCGCCTTCGACCGGGAGGAGACGCTCTGGCTGGGCGTTCCCGCCCAGGGGGCACTGGCCGGGATCACCGTCACCGACGACGAGGCGACGCTGGGCGAGACGCCGACCGTGGCCGACCCCGACAGTGACCTCGACGTCACCGTCCTGGACGGTGGCGCGCTCGCCTACGACCGCGGCGGTAACCGACTCGTGCTCACCGGCGCCGACCGCGACCCCGAACCGCTCGGGTCCCCGGTGGCCCTGGACGGCGCGGAGGCCCCCGACCGCACCACCGGCGCGATCGCCGCCGTGACCGTGCCCAGCAACGGCGACATCGTCACCGTGGACGTCACCGCTGAGGAGCCCGAGGTCGACTCCTTCTCCGTTGACCACCCCGGGGTGGGGACCGCGGTGCCGTTCGAGGGGCGGATCTACGCCCCGTTCGAGCAGGAGGGCACCGTTCGCGTCTACCAACCCAACGGGCGGGAACTGGCTCCCATCTCCCTACCGGACGCCGAGGGCCCGTTGGAGCTGGAGGCGCGGGAGGACCATCTCTTCATCAACGCGCCGGAGAGCAGCGTCGCGGCCGTGGTCAACGGCGACGGACAGACGAACATCATCGACAAGTCCGCGCCGCCTCCGGGCGAGGAGGAGGCCGGCGGCTCCCGGGCGTCGGAGTCCGAGGAGTCGGACGGCACGGACGGTGCTGTGGGCACGGGCTACGACGGGGGCGACACCGTCGTCCCCTCCTCCCCCGGGACCAGTACCGGCTCGCCCGAGCCCGGCGACGGGGGAGGCTCCGGATCCGACGAGGACCCGGGCAACGGTTCCGAGGGGGGCGACGGAGGGGAGTCGCCCAGTCCGTCTCCCTCACCGGAGGCGAACGACGACGAGGGATCACCGCCCAGCGCGCCCGCACCGGTCTCACACACCACCGGAGACTCCTCGGTGGAACTCTCCTGGTCGGCCGCCCACTCCCCCGACGCGCCGGTCGACGAGTACACCATCACCTGGGACGAGGGCAGCACCACCGTTCCGGGGGACGAGGTGAGCACGGAGATCGACGACCTGGAGAACGGCGTGGGCTACGTCTTCCGGGTTCAGGGCAGCAACCGGTACGGCACCGGTCCGGCGGCCCAGTCGTCCCAGGCGATACCGGAATCCGACGCACCCGGGGCCGCCTCCGGTGTCAGTGCGGAGGAGTCGGGAGTCGGACGGGCGACGGTGTCCTGGGACGAGTCCGACAACGCCTCCGACTATCTGGTCACCACCGTCTCCGACGGCGGGAGCAACGTCGCCGACCGCACCAGCGGCGGGACCTCCGTGGACGTGAACGGGCTGGAACCGGGCGAGACCTACCGGTTCACCGTGACCCCCCGCTCGGCGGGAGGCGCCGCGGGAGAGTCCGCGATCTCCGACCCCCTGACCATGAGCGAGGCCGAAGTGGGCGCGCCGGACAGCGTCGACTTCTCGGTGGAGGGCGGCTCGGTGACCGTCACCTGGTCCGAGGTGGAACACGCGACCCAGTACACGGTGACCCCCCACGGCGACGGCGCGGCGGCCCTGGACGAGGTCACGGTGAACGGCGGCGACACCTCACACACCTACCAACGCGGGGCCGGCCGCTGTTACGCGTTCACGGTCACCGCCGTCGGAGCGGGCGGCCCGGCGGAGACGAACACCAAGAGTTCCACGTCCTGCGTGCGCGACTTTAACTAG